CGCAAGAGAACCAAGAACTAGGAGCCAAAAGCCAAAGCCAAAAGCCACTTCCCACCTGGCGCATGGCAGATGTAGGATGTTTTCGCCATGCCGCAAAACTACGTTCCCATCTTTCTCTTCATGGTCGTGGCCCTGGCCATCCCCGTGGTCACGCTGCTCATCGCCAAGCTCGTCCGCCCGGATAATCCCAAAGAGAAGGGCAAGCTCCTGCCTTACGAGTGCGGCATCGACCCTATCGGCGACGCCCGCGGCCGCTACTCCGTGCGCTTCTACATCGTTGCCATCCTGTTCGTGGTGTTCGACGTCGAAACCATCTTCCTCTTCCCCTGGGCCGTCCAGTACAAGCTGCTTGGTCTGTTCGGCTTCGTTGAGATGATGATCTTCCTCGGCATCCTGGTGGTCGGCTACATCTGGATTTG
This Terriglobales bacterium DNA region includes the following protein-coding sequences:
- the ndhC gene encoding NADH-quinone oxidoreductase subunit A, with product MPQNYVPIFLFMVVALAIPVVTLLIAKLVRPDNPKEKGKLLPYECGIDPIGDARGRYSVRFYIVAILFVVFDVETIFLFPWAVQYKLLGLFGFVEMMIFLGILVVGYIWIWKKGALEWV